One genomic window of Pseudomonas sp. LFM046 includes the following:
- a CDS encoding VWA domain-containing protein, whose product MLLNLFNEMRAAKVPVSVRELLDLINALKHNVVFADMDEFYFLARTVLVKDERHFDKFDRAFSAYFKGLEKLDDYLQALIPDEWLRKEFERMLTDEERAQIQSLGGLDKLIEEFKKRLEEQKERHAGGNKWIGTGGTSPFGSGGFNPEGIRVGDAGKRQGKAVKVWDQREYKNLDDQVELGTRNIKVALRRLRKFAREGAAEELDLDGTIDHTARDAGLLNIQMRPERRNTVKLLLLLDIGGSMDAHVKVCEELFSACKTEFKHLEYFYFHNFIYESVWKNNLRRTSERTSTLDLLHKYGPDYKVVFVGDAAMAPYEITQAGGSVEHWNEEPGYVWMKRFMEKYKKLIWINPYPKDTWNYTASTNIVRELINEQMFPLTLQGLEDGMKFLSK is encoded by the coding sequence ATGCTGCTCAACCTGTTCAACGAAATGCGCGCGGCCAAGGTGCCGGTTTCCGTCCGCGAGCTGCTGGACCTGATCAACGCGTTGAAACACAACGTGGTGTTCGCCGACATGGACGAGTTCTACTTCCTCGCCCGCACGGTGCTGGTCAAGGACGAGCGCCATTTCGACAAGTTCGACCGCGCCTTTTCCGCCTACTTCAAGGGCCTGGAAAAGCTCGATGACTACCTCCAGGCGCTGATTCCCGATGAATGGCTGCGCAAGGAATTCGAACGCATGCTCACCGATGAGGAGCGTGCGCAGATCCAGTCCCTCGGCGGCCTGGACAAGCTGATCGAGGAATTCAAGAAGCGCCTCGAAGAGCAGAAGGAACGCCACGCCGGCGGCAATAAGTGGATCGGCACCGGCGGCACCAGCCCCTTCGGCTCCGGCGGCTTCAACCCCGAAGGCATCCGCGTGGGCGATGCCGGGAAGCGCCAGGGCAAGGCGGTGAAGGTCTGGGACCAACGCGAGTACAAGAACCTCGACGACCAGGTGGAACTGGGCACCCGCAACATCAAGGTCGCCTTGCGCCGCCTGCGCAAGTTCGCCCGCGAAGGCGCGGCGGAAGAGCTGGACCTGGACGGCACCATCGACCACACCGCCCGCGACGCCGGCCTGCTCAACATCCAGATGCGCCCGGAACGCCGCAATACCGTGAAGCTCTTGCTGCTGCTGGACATCGGCGGTTCCATGGACGCCCACGTGAAGGTCTGCGAAGAGCTCTTCTCCGCCTGCAAGACCGAGTTCAAGCACCTGGAGTACTTCTACTTCCACAACTTCATCTACGAATCGGTGTGGAAGAACAACCTGCGCCGCACCTCCGAGCGCACCTCCACCCTGGACCTGCTGCACAAGTACGGCCCGGACTACAAAGTGGTTTTCGTCGGCGACGCCGCCATGGCCCCGTACGAAATCACCCAGGCCGGCGGCAGCGTCGAGCACTGGAACGAAGAGCCCGGCTACGTCTGGATGAAACGCTTCATGGAGAAATACAAGAAGCTCATCTGGATCAACCCCTACCCCAAGGACACCTGGAACTACACCGCCTCCACCAACATCGTCCGCGAGTTGATCAACGAGCAGATGTTCCCCCTGACCTTGCAGGGGTTGGAAGATGGGATGAAGTTTCTGTCCAAATAA
- a CDS encoding MoxR family ATPase, giving the protein MKFEGTQSYVATDDLKLAVNAAITLQRPLLVKGEPGTGKTMLAEQLAEAFGAKLITWHIKSTTKAHQGLYEYDAVSRLRDSQLNSDKVHDVRNYIKKGKLWEAFESDERVILLIDEIDKADIEFPNDLLQELDKMEFYVYETNETIKAKQRPIIIITSNNEKELPDAFLRRCFFHYIAFPDRATLQKIVDVHYPNISGELVAEALDVFFDVRKVPGLKKKPSTSELVDWLKLLMADNIGEAVLRERDPTKAIPPLAGALVKNEQDVQLLERLAFMARRASR; this is encoded by the coding sequence ATGAAGTTCGAAGGCACACAGTCCTACGTCGCCACCGATGACCTGAAACTCGCGGTGAACGCCGCCATCACCCTGCAGCGTCCGCTGCTGGTCAAGGGCGAACCGGGCACCGGCAAGACCATGCTCGCCGAGCAGTTGGCCGAAGCCTTCGGCGCCAAACTCATCACCTGGCACATCAAGTCCACCACCAAGGCCCACCAGGGTCTGTACGAGTACGACGCAGTGAGCCGCCTGCGGGATTCCCAGCTGAATTCCGACAAGGTCCACGACGTTCGCAACTACATCAAGAAGGGCAAGCTGTGGGAGGCGTTCGAGTCCGATGAGCGCGTCATCCTGCTGATCGACGAGATCGACAAGGCCGACATCGAGTTCCCCAACGACCTGCTGCAAGAACTCGACAAGATGGAGTTCTACGTTTACGAGACCAACGAGACCATCAAGGCCAAGCAGCGCCCGATCATCATCATCACCTCGAACAACGAGAAGGAACTGCCGGACGCCTTCCTGCGCCGCTGCTTCTTCCACTACATCGCCTTCCCCGACCGCGCGACGCTGCAGAAGATCGTCGACGTGCACTACCCCAACATCAGCGGCGAGCTGGTGGCCGAGGCGCTGGACGTGTTCTTCGACGTGCGCAAGGTGCCGGGCCTGAAGAAGAAGCCATCCACCTCCGAACTGGTGGACTGGCTGAAGCTGCTGATGGCCGACAACATCGGTGAAGCCGTGCTGCGCGAGCGCGACCCGACCAAGGCCATCCCGCCGCTGGCTGGCGCCCTGGTGAAGAACGAACAGGACGTGCAACTGCTGGAACGCCTGGCCTTCATGGCCCGCCGCGCCAGCCGCTAA
- the cysK gene encoding cysteine synthase A, producing MSRIFADNSQAIGNTPLVRINHLGPRGVTLLAKIEGRNPAYSVKCRIGASMIWDAEASGRLKSGMTLVEPTSGNTGIGLAFVAAARGYKLILTMPASMSLERRKVLKALGAELVLTEPAKGMKGAIEKANELAASNPEQFLLLQQFENPANPAIHEKTTGPEIWNDTDGAVDVLVAGVGTGGTITGVSRYIKQTCGKPILSVAVEPVASPVISQTLAGEEVKPSPHKIQGIGAGFVPKNLDLTLVDRVEKSTDDEAKAMALRLMREEGILCGISSGAAMAVAVRLAEQPEMEGKTIVVVLPDSGERYLSSMLFDGLFTEQELQQ from the coding sequence ATGAGCCGCATCTTCGCAGACAACTCGCAAGCCATCGGCAACACCCCCCTGGTACGCATCAACCACCTGGGGCCCCGGGGCGTGACCCTTCTCGCCAAGATCGAAGGCCGCAACCCCGCCTACTCGGTGAAGTGCCGCATCGGCGCCAGCATGATCTGGGACGCGGAAGCCTCTGGCCGGCTCAAGTCGGGCATGACCCTGGTGGAGCCGACTTCCGGCAACACCGGTATCGGCCTTGCCTTCGTCGCGGCGGCCCGTGGCTACAAGCTGATCCTCACCATGCCGGCTTCCATGAGCCTGGAGCGCCGCAAGGTGCTGAAGGCCCTGGGCGCCGAGCTGGTGCTCACCGAACCCGCCAAGGGCATGAAGGGCGCCATCGAGAAGGCCAACGAACTGGCGGCTTCCAACCCCGAGCAATTTCTGCTGCTGCAGCAGTTCGAGAACCCGGCCAACCCGGCCATCCACGAGAAGACCACCGGCCCGGAAATCTGGAACGACACCGATGGCGCGGTGGATGTGCTGGTGGCCGGCGTCGGCACCGGCGGCACCATCACCGGCGTCTCTCGCTACATCAAGCAGACCTGCGGCAAGCCGATCCTTTCGGTGGCGGTCGAGCCGGTGGCCTCGCCCGTGATCAGCCAGACCCTGGCCGGTGAAGAAGTGAAGCCCAGCCCCCACAAGATCCAGGGCATCGGCGCCGGCTTCGTGCCGAAGAACCTCGACCTGACCCTGGTGGACCGCGTCGAGAAGAGCACCGACGACGAAGCCAAGGCCATGGCCCTGCGGCTGATGCGTGAGGAAGGCATCCTCTGCGGTATTTCCTCCGGCGCTGCCATGGCGGTGGCGGTGCGTCTGGCCGAGCAGCCGGAAATGGAAGGCAAGACCATCGTCGTTGTCCTGCCGGACTCGGGCGAGCGCTACCTCTCCAGCATGCTGTTCGATGGCCTGTTCACCGAGCAGGAACTGCAGCAGTAG
- a CDS encoding polyamine ABC transporter substrate-binding protein has translation MTRSFAPLLLTLAMSSAAQAADTVKIYNWSEYIAPDTVANFSKETGIQASYDVYDSNETLDGKLMTGKSGYDVVVPSNHFMAKQIQAGALKKLDKSQLPNWKNLNPVLLKALEANDPGNQYGFPYLWGSTGIGYNVDKVKAVLGDNAPVDSWDLFFKPENMEKLAKCGVAVLDNGPELLPITLNYLGLPHHSQNPEDYKTAQAELMKVRPYITYFHSSKYVSDLANGDICVAVGFSGDILQAATRAKEANNGVNIQYSTPKEGSPMWFDMVAMPADAPDEAAGYAFLNYLLRPDVMAGISNSVHYANGNVGADPMVDAAIKADPAIYPPADVMKSLFALESMPPKIDRIRTRVWSAIKTGR, from the coding sequence ATGACACGTTCCTTCGCGCCCCTCCTTCTGACGCTGGCCATGTCCTCAGCCGCCCAGGCGGCCGACACGGTGAAGATCTACAACTGGAGCGAATACATCGCCCCTGACACCGTCGCCAACTTCAGCAAGGAAACCGGCATCCAGGCCAGCTACGACGTCTACGACAGCAACGAGACCCTCGACGGCAAGCTGATGACCGGCAAATCCGGCTACGACGTGGTGGTGCCCTCCAACCACTTCATGGCCAAGCAGATCCAGGCCGGCGCCCTGAAGAAGCTGGACAAGAGCCAGCTGCCCAACTGGAAGAACCTCAACCCGGTGCTGCTCAAGGCACTGGAAGCGAACGACCCCGGCAACCAGTACGGCTTCCCCTACCTGTGGGGCAGCACCGGCATCGGCTACAACGTCGACAAGGTGAAAGCGGTGCTGGGCGACAACGCCCCGGTGGACTCGTGGGACCTGTTCTTCAAGCCGGAGAACATGGAAAAGCTCGCCAAGTGCGGCGTCGCCGTGCTCGACAATGGCCCGGAGCTGCTGCCCATCACCCTCAACTACCTGGGCCTGCCGCACCACAGCCAGAACCCTGAGGACTACAAGACCGCCCAGGCCGAGCTGATGAAGGTCCGCCCCTACATCACCTACTTCCACTCCTCGAAGTACGTCAGCGACCTGGCCAACGGCGACATCTGCGTGGCCGTGGGCTTTTCCGGCGACATCCTCCAGGCCGCCACTCGCGCCAAGGAAGCCAACAACGGTGTGAACATCCAGTACTCGACGCCGAAGGAAGGCTCGCCCATGTGGTTCGACATGGTGGCCATGCCCGCCGACGCGCCTGATGAAGCGGCCGGCTACGCCTTCCTCAACTACCTGCTGCGCCCGGATGTGATGGCCGGCATCAGCAACTCGGTGCACTACGCCAACGGCAACGTCGGTGCCGACCCGATGGTGGATGCCGCCATCAAGGCTGACCCGGCCATCTATCCGCCGGCGGATGTGATGAAGAGCCTGTTCGCCCTGGAGTCCATGCCGCCGAAGATCGACCGCATCCGGACCCGCGTGTGGAGTGCGATCAAGACCGGGCGTTGA
- a CDS encoding DMT family transporter, giving the protein MKPADLIRLLSLAAIWGASFLFIRILVPEIGALPTAFLRVLLSAIGLAVILAMLRSDWSFRGKLGKTLVIGTVSSGIPAAMYALAAKVLPAGYSAIFNATTPLMGVLIGALFFSEKLTGTKAVGVLLGLAGVAVLTRTGPVNFDVQLLWGAAACLVATTCYGFAGFMTKRWITEAGGMDSGLVAFGCQIGATLCLLPVFAWDAPAMPLAPLMEPGTWLALAALGFICTSFAYILYFRLIANVGPVKTMTVTFLIPPFGVFWGVLLLGESVSMAHLQGGVLIALALWLVVKPAPVPAVAKSAG; this is encoded by the coding sequence ATGAAGCCCGCCGACCTCATCCGCCTGCTGAGCCTTGCCGCCATCTGGGGCGCCAGCTTCCTGTTCATCCGCATCCTGGTCCCGGAAATCGGCGCACTGCCCACGGCCTTCCTGCGGGTGCTGTTGTCGGCCATCGGCCTGGCGGTGATCCTCGCCATGCTCCGCAGCGACTGGAGTTTTCGCGGCAAGCTGGGCAAGACGCTGGTGATCGGCACGGTCAGTTCCGGCATTCCCGCCGCCATGTACGCCCTGGCGGCGAAGGTACTGCCGGCGGGCTATTCGGCCATCTTCAACGCCACGACGCCATTGATGGGGGTTCTGATCGGCGCGCTGTTCTTCAGCGAGAAGCTGACCGGGACCAAGGCCGTCGGTGTGCTGCTGGGCCTGGCCGGGGTGGCGGTGCTGACCCGCACCGGGCCGGTGAATTTCGACGTCCAACTGCTCTGGGGCGCCGCAGCCTGCCTGGTGGCAACCACCTGCTATGGCTTCGCCGGCTTCATGACCAAGCGCTGGATCACCGAGGCGGGCGGCATGGACAGCGGCCTGGTGGCCTTCGGTTGCCAGATCGGCGCCACCCTCTGCCTGCTGCCGGTGTTCGCCTGGGACGCCCCCGCCATGCCCCTCGCCCCCTTGATGGAGCCCGGTACCTGGCTGGCCCTGGCAGCCCTGGGATTCATCTGCACGTCCTTCGCCTACATCCTCTACTTCCGCCTGATCGCCAACGTCGGGCCGGTGAAGACCATGACCGTGACCTTTCTGATCCCGCCCTTCGGCGTGTTCTGGGGTGTGCTGTTGCTCGGCGAGTCGGTGTCCATGGCGCACCTGCAGGGCGGCGTGCTGATCGCCCTGGCGCTATGGCTGGTGGTGAAGCCGGCACCCGTGCCGGCGGTGGCGAAGTCGGCGGGGTGA
- a CDS encoding TorF family putative porin: MRSITLLALTLAPLACQAVQLNDDFTLEVDLALVSDYRTRGISQTQNDPAAQAGATLIHSSGLYAGAWTSNVDFGFGLKTRQEVDYYAGWYWQATDEVSLDIGYLKFTYPKESQFNQSEVYAILAAYGFKLGANYSNDAENIFGEQQDILYSYVGYGTTLPLDVGLELRYGRNDFKDPMFWSASGKSEDDYHEWEAKLTRDFLGVTWGLSYIDTDLSESECASNFGFTDVCEATWVASVSKTF; the protein is encoded by the coding sequence ATGCGCAGCATCACGCTCCTCGCCCTCACCCTGGCTCCCCTCGCCTGCCAGGCCGTCCAGCTGAACGACGACTTCACCCTGGAAGTCGACCTTGCCCTGGTCAGCGACTACCGCACCCGAGGCATCTCCCAGACCCAGAACGACCCCGCCGCCCAGGCCGGCGCCACCCTGATCCACTCCAGCGGCCTCTATGCCGGGGCCTGGACGTCCAACGTCGACTTCGGCTTCGGCCTCAAGACGCGCCAGGAAGTGGACTACTACGCCGGCTGGTACTGGCAGGCCACCGACGAGGTGAGCCTGGATATCGGTTACCTCAAGTTCACCTACCCAAAGGAAAGCCAGTTCAACCAGAGCGAGGTCTACGCCATCCTCGCCGCCTACGGATTCAAGCTCGGCGCCAACTACTCCAACGACGCCGAAAACATATTCGGCGAACAGCAGGACATCCTCTACAGCTACGTCGGCTACGGCACCACCCTGCCCCTGGATGTGGGCCTGGAGCTGCGCTATGGGCGCAATGACTTCAAGGACCCCATGTTCTGGTCCGCCAGCGGCAAGAGCGAGGACGACTACCACGAGTGGGAAGCCAAGCTGACCCGCGACTTCCTAGGGGTCACCTGGGGCCTGTCCTATATCGACACCGACCTGTCCGAGTCGGAGTGCGCCAGCAACTTTGGTTTCACCGATGTCTGCGAGGCGACCTGGGTGGCGAGTGTGAGCAAGACCTTCTGA
- a CDS encoding amidohydrolase — protein sequence MKGFTPTLLAMALAFSSTESMAAADLVLLNGKLYTADPSQPSAQAMAVADGKVLKVGSDAEIKALADSSTKIIDLAGKRLMPGLIDTHSHSIFGGLEMTSANLDGEENVALEELERRLRGWRDDGTARHGDVLSVAGVSSTYWSKAEELGRIFSQGEWAKVPVVFIGSDHHTGWANQAMLERAGIDAKLIAALPEAQRGTVGTGKDGKPNGFVVDAGWDRVAAAMPPASAEELLRAGEAAVKFNNSQGITAWMDPAANAAPGEAIFDLKPTEKSVGVLPAYKALAEKGELSAHVAALLVANPKSRPADLDTLDKVRQQFQGIPNLTVPGIKVFADGVLEYPAQSAALIEPYKNSHKPGELLIDPAHFGELVSAADARGWLVHIHAIGDRAVRESLNGIERARKDRQSGVVHSITHLQLVNPTEFARFKPLGVIASMQLLWAASDEYTVDMVKPYVSADAFRYQYPAHSLLKQGATIAGASDWPVSSPNVWEAIHQAVTREGPKGVLNADERIDRETMLQAYTLNAARTIGLEQQIGSLAPGKQADFIILDRDVLNVAEKDLPETRVLQTWFAGQEVFNASL from the coding sequence ATGAAAGGCTTCACCCCCACCCTGCTGGCCATGGCGCTGGCTTTTTCCTCAACGGAGTCCATGGCGGCCGCTGACCTGGTGCTACTCAACGGCAAGCTGTACACGGCCGATCCGTCCCAGCCCTCGGCCCAGGCCATGGCGGTAGCCGACGGCAAGGTCCTCAAGGTGGGCAGCGACGCCGAGATCAAGGCCCTGGCCGACTCGTCCACCAAGATCATCGACCTGGCCGGCAAGCGCCTGATGCCGGGGCTGATCGACACCCACTCCCACTCCATCTTCGGCGGCCTGGAAATGACCTCGGCCAACCTGGATGGCGAAGAAAACGTGGCGCTGGAGGAACTGGAGAGGCGCCTGCGTGGCTGGCGCGACGACGGCACGGCCCGCCACGGCGATGTACTGAGCGTGGCCGGGGTGAGCTCCACTTACTGGAGCAAGGCCGAGGAATTGGGGCGCATCTTCAGCCAAGGTGAATGGGCGAAAGTGCCGGTGGTATTCATCGGCAGCGACCACCACACCGGCTGGGCCAACCAGGCCATGCTGGAACGCGCCGGCATCGACGCGAAGCTGATTGCCGCTCTGCCAGAAGCCCAACGGGGAACGGTCGGTACCGGCAAGGACGGCAAGCCCAATGGCTTTGTGGTGGACGCCGGCTGGGACCGCGTCGCCGCCGCCATGCCACCGGCCAGTGCCGAGGAGCTGCTGCGCGCGGGCGAGGCCGCGGTGAAGTTCAACAACAGCCAGGGCATCACCGCCTGGATGGACCCGGCCGCCAACGCCGCGCCGGGGGAGGCGATCTTCGACCTCAAGCCCACCGAGAAGTCCGTCGGCGTCCTGCCGGCCTATAAGGCCCTGGCAGAGAAAGGCGAGCTCAGTGCCCACGTCGCCGCCCTGCTGGTGGCCAACCCGAAGAGCCGCCCCGCCGACCTCGACACCCTGGACAAGGTGCGCCAGCAGTTCCAGGGCATTCCCAACCTGACCGTGCCGGGCATCAAGGTGTTCGCTGACGGGGTGCTGGAATACCCGGCGCAGAGCGCGGCACTGATCGAGCCGTACAAGAACTCCCACAAGCCGGGCGAACTGTTGATTGACCCGGCTCACTTCGGCGAGCTGGTCAGCGCAGCCGATGCCCGTGGCTGGCTGGTGCACATCCACGCCATCGGCGACCGTGCGGTGCGCGAATCCCTGAATGGCATCGAGCGGGCGCGCAAGGACCGCCAGAGCGGCGTCGTCCACTCCATCACCCACCTGCAATTGGTGAACCCCACGGAGTTCGCCCGATTCAAGCCGCTGGGCGTGATCGCCTCCATGCAGCTGCTCTGGGCCGCCAGTGACGAGTACACGGTGGACATGGTCAAGCCTTACGTCAGCGCCGATGCGTTCCGCTACCAGTACCCGGCCCACTCGCTGCTGAAACAGGGTGCGACCATCGCCGGGGCCAGCGACTGGCCGGTGTCCTCGCCCAACGTCTGGGAGGCCATCCACCAGGCGGTGACCCGCGAAGGGCCGAAGGGCGTGCTCAACGCCGACGAGCGCATCGACCGCGAGACCATGCTGCAGGCCTACACCCTGAACGCTGCCCGCACCATCGGCCTGGAGCAGCAGATCGGCTCCCTCGCCCCCGGCAAGCAGGCCGACTTCATCATCCTCGACCGCGACGTACTCAACGTCGCCGAGAAGGACCTGCCCGAAACCCGCGTCCTGCAGACCTGGTTCGCCGGCCAGGAAGTCTTCAACGCCTCTCTCTAA
- a CDS encoding LysR family transcriptional regulator: protein MDKLGALSMFVATAEHGSFSRAAEQLGKTPSALTKAVTHLEEDLGVRLFERSTRRTVLTEAGRVYLETARLVLQRLHEVGEELGQLQHGLHGMLRLTAPLAFGRAFLDDVCAGFLSEYPQIRLRVDLTDAFVDLVDSGYDLALREGRGDLPGLIARPVGSNCLTVCASPLYLARNPVPVTPETLDQHDWLLYYHPALDRTHWWVERDGQRLSLLRPTTPRMEGDNHDLLMASALAGAGLYHVPLWSAAPYLADGRLVRVMADYAIDPDAFGSRILAVYPSHRRATGKVLAFIDYLARHLEARGLA from the coding sequence ATGGACAAGCTTGGTGCTCTCAGCATGTTCGTTGCCACGGCGGAACACGGCAGCTTCAGCCGTGCCGCGGAGCAATTGGGCAAAACCCCATCGGCCCTGACCAAGGCCGTCACCCATCTGGAAGAGGACCTGGGCGTGCGCCTGTTCGAGCGCAGTACCCGACGCACGGTGCTGACCGAGGCCGGGCGGGTCTATCTGGAAACCGCGCGCCTGGTGCTGCAACGCCTGCATGAGGTGGGGGAGGAGCTTGGCCAATTGCAGCACGGCCTCCACGGCATGCTCAGGCTGACCGCGCCACTGGCGTTTGGCCGGGCGTTTCTCGATGACGTCTGTGCCGGCTTCCTCAGCGAGTACCCGCAGATTCGTTTGCGGGTGGACCTCACCGACGCCTTCGTCGACCTGGTGGATTCCGGCTATGACCTGGCCCTGCGGGAGGGACGCGGGGACCTGCCCGGGCTGATTGCCAGACCCGTCGGAAGCAACTGTCTGACGGTCTGTGCCAGCCCGCTTTACCTGGCCCGCAACCCCGTGCCGGTCACCCCCGAAACCCTCGATCAGCATGACTGGTTGCTCTACTACCATCCCGCCCTGGACCGGACCCATTGGTGGGTGGAACGCGATGGCCAGCGCCTGAGTTTGCTGAGGCCCACGACGCCGCGCATGGAGGGCGATAACCACGACCTGCTGATGGCCAGCGCCCTGGCCGGTGCCGGTCTCTACCATGTGCCGCTGTGGAGCGCCGCGCCTTACCTGGCCGATGGCCGACTGGTGCGGGTGATGGCCGACTACGCGATCGACCCCGACGCCTTCGGTTCGCGAATCCTCGCGGTCTACCCCAGCCACCGCCGCGCCACGGGCAAGGTGCTGGCCTTCATCGACTACCTGGCCCGGCACCTGGAGGCGCGGGGGTTGGCGTGA
- a CDS encoding TorF family putative porin: MKRTALLALALAPLACQALELSETFSLQIDTTLASDYRTRGISQTQNDPAAQVGATLLHSSGLYAGMWTSNVDFGFDLKTRQEVDYYAGWYWQATDEVSLDAGYVKYAYPKESRFNQSEVYAILGAYGFKLAAYYSNDAENIFGEQQDILYSYVSYETALPLDVGLKLRYGRNDFKDPMFWSASGKSEDDYHEWEAKLTRDFLGVTWGLSYIDTDLSDSECASNYGFTDVCSATWVASVSKSF; this comes from the coding sequence ATGAAACGCACCGCCCTCCTCGCCCTTGCCCTGGCTCCCCTCGCCTGCCAGGCCCTGGAACTCTCCGAGACCTTCTCGCTACAGATCGACACCACACTCGCCAGCGACTACCGCACGCGGGGCATCTCCCAGACCCAGAACGACCCGGCCGCCCAGGTGGGCGCCACACTGCTCCATAGCAGCGGCCTCTACGCGGGGATGTGGACCTCGAACGTCGACTTCGGCTTCGATCTCAAGACCCGCCAGGAAGTGGACTACTACGCCGGCTGGTACTGGCAGGCCACCGACGAGGTGAGCCTGGACGCGGGCTACGTGAAGTACGCCTACCCGAAGGAAAGCCGGTTCAACCAGAGCGAGGTCTACGCCATCCTCGGCGCCTACGGCTTCAAGCTCGCCGCCTACTACTCCAACGACGCCGAAAACATATTCGGCGAACAGCAGGACATCCTCTACAGCTATGTCAGCTACGAAACCGCGCTGCCCCTGGATGTGGGCCTGAAGCTGCGCTACGGGCGCAATGACTTCAAGGACCCGATGTTCTGGTCCGCCAGCGGCAAGAGCGAAGACGACTACCACGAGTGGGAAGCCAAGCTGACCCGCGACTTCCTCGGCGTCACCTGGGGCCTGTCGTACATCGACACCGACCTGTCCGACTCCGAATGCGCCAGCAACTACGGCTTCACCGACGTGTGCAGCGCGACCTGGGTGGCGAGCGTGAGCAAGAGTTTCTGA